Proteins encoded in a region of the Nocardia asteroides genome:
- a CDS encoding transglycosylase family protein — MTENRKISTRALGLAAITGALVAVPFAFSTASASAATHDWDGVAQCESGGNWGINTGNGYYGGLQFSQSTWAANGGKGYAHTASKEEQIRVAENVLATQGAGAWPSCGKFLRPGTSEPEPLVRAEELPAVPEPAQPAVSAAQSAVDQAKSTAVELAEQYGVEGQFQQILSQNSALIDSFGR; from the coding sequence ATGACTGAGAACCGGAAGATCAGCACCCGCGCCCTCGGCCTCGCCGCCATCACCGGCGCTCTTGTTGCCGTCCCGTTCGCATTCTCCACCGCTTCGGCCTCCGCGGCGACCCACGACTGGGACGGCGTCGCACAGTGCGAAAGCGGTGGCAACTGGGGAATCAACACCGGAAACGGCTACTACGGCGGCCTGCAGTTCTCGCAGAGCACCTGGGCCGCCAACGGTGGCAAGGGCTACGCCCACACCGCGAGCAAGGAAGAGCAGATCCGCGTGGCGGAGAACGTGCTCGCCACCCAGGGCGCCGGCGCGTGGCCGTCGTGTGGCAAGTTCCTGCGCCCGGGCACCTCCGAGCCCGAGCCGCTCGTGCGGGCCGAGGAACTCCCCGCCGTTCCCGAGCCCGCCCAGCCCGCCGTGAGCGCCGCGCAGTCCGCGGTCGACCAGGCCAAGTCCACCGCGGTCGAGCTGGCCGAGCAGTACGGCGTCGAAGGGCAGTTCCAGCAGATCCTGAGCCAGAACAGCGCACTGATCGACTCGTTCGGTCGCTGA
- a CDS encoding UPF0182 family protein — protein sequence MGMRPPTGLPSLSRRSRVLLVAAVVLAALLLLGPRLTDTYTNWLWFGEVDFRNVYLTVLRTRVLLFIAVAAFVGLVVWLALLLAYRSRPVFIPVVGPNDPIARYRTTVMSRLRLFGVGIPVLLGLLSGLVAQSNWVTVQLFLNGGSFGEKDPEFGLDVGFYAFDLPFYRMVLNWLFVAVVIAFFASLVTHYVFGGLRLTGREGTLTRAARVQLAVLAGLFVLLKAIAYWFDRYELLSSSRKEPTFTGGSFTDINAVLPAKLILLSIAVICALAFFAGIVLRDLRVPAMAAALLVLSSILVGAVWPLVVEQFSVRPNAADKESEYIERNIAATRQAFGITNDRIEYKDYKGESNKSPLDVPVDAATIGNARLLDPNILSPTFTQLRQLKNFYGFPESLDIDRYNLDGDVQDYVVAARELSPAALSGNQTDWINRHTVYTHGNGFVAAPANRVNKPPSEDPNAVGGSGDGGYPIFMVSDLFTPSDRQRIRVDQPRVYFGELISQSNPDYAIVGAMDGQRPREYDSDTAQYTYTGKGGVPIGNWINRLAFAAKYAERNILFSSAIDDDSKIIFNRSPRDRVQKVAPWLTTDGNAYPAVVGGRIVWIVDAYTTLDNYPYAQSTSLEGAVEDSIDKKTGRLLPRKSVSYIRNSVKATVDAYDGTVTLYEVDSADPVLKAWRGVFPGAVKPESEISPELRAHFRYPEDLFKVQREMLSKYHVDDPREFFTNNAFWSVPADPTTEGGTTADQPPYYVLLGDSKTNRPTFNLTSAMTGYNRPYLAAYISVRSDPDGYGQFTIRRLPTDTQTLGPQQTQNRMTTAPEVSREKTLLSNSNKIKYGNLLTLPVADGGILYVEPFYNERNTGPNTATFPQLLRVLVSYRDEAGNVKVGYASTLADALNQVIPGAGALATPFGGDSGTRPKPGTVAPPADQGGNNGPGNAATPPPASGPPPASGSASGKDAAAAELNRKIENVRNAMRSGNFQDFGRALDELEAAVKAYQDAGR from the coding sequence GTGGGCATGCGGCCCCCCACTGGCTTACCTTCGCTGTCCCGACGCAGCCGTGTGCTGCTGGTGGCGGCTGTCGTGCTCGCGGCATTGCTGCTGCTCGGGCCGCGGCTGACGGACACCTACACCAATTGGCTGTGGTTCGGTGAGGTCGATTTCCGCAACGTGTATCTCACGGTGCTGCGGACCCGGGTCTTGCTGTTCATCGCCGTCGCGGCCTTCGTCGGCTTGGTGGTCTGGCTGGCGCTGCTGCTGGCCTACCGGTCCCGGCCGGTGTTCATCCCGGTGGTGGGGCCGAACGATCCGATCGCGCGCTACCGCACCACTGTGATGAGCAGGCTGCGGCTGTTCGGCGTCGGCATACCGGTGCTGCTGGGCCTGCTGTCCGGCTTGGTGGCGCAGTCGAACTGGGTGACGGTGCAGCTGTTCCTCAACGGTGGATCCTTCGGTGAGAAGGACCCGGAGTTCGGTCTCGACGTGGGGTTCTACGCCTTCGACCTGCCCTTCTACCGGATGGTGCTGAACTGGTTGTTCGTCGCGGTGGTCATCGCGTTCTTCGCCAGCCTGGTCACCCACTACGTCTTCGGCGGACTGCGGTTGACCGGCCGCGAGGGCACGCTGACCCGCGCCGCCCGCGTCCAGCTCGCGGTGCTGGCCGGACTGTTCGTCCTGCTCAAGGCGATCGCGTACTGGTTCGACCGGTACGAATTGCTCTCCAGCAGCCGCAAGGAGCCCACCTTCACCGGCGGTTCGTTCACCGACATCAACGCGGTGCTGCCCGCCAAGCTCATCCTGCTGTCCATCGCGGTGATCTGCGCGCTGGCCTTCTTCGCCGGGATCGTGCTGCGTGATCTGCGGGTGCCCGCGATGGCCGCGGCGCTGCTGGTGCTGTCCTCGATCCTGGTCGGCGCGGTGTGGCCGCTGGTGGTCGAACAGTTCTCCGTGCGTCCCAACGCCGCGGACAAGGAAAGCGAGTACATCGAACGCAACATCGCCGCGACCAGGCAGGCGTTCGGCATCACCAACGACAGGATCGAATACAAGGACTACAAGGGCGAGAGCAACAAGAGCCCGCTCGATGTCCCGGTCGACGCCGCGACCATCGGCAATGCCAGGCTGCTCGACCCGAACATCCTCTCGCCCACCTTCACCCAGCTGCGCCAGCTGAAGAACTTCTACGGTTTCCCGGAGTCGCTGGACATCGACCGCTATAACCTCGACGGTGACGTACAGGACTACGTCGTCGCCGCCCGGGAGCTCTCGCCCGCGGCGCTGAGCGGCAACCAGACCGACTGGATCAACCGGCACACCGTGTACACCCACGGAAACGGCTTCGTCGCCGCTCCCGCCAACCGGGTGAACAAGCCGCCGTCGGAGGATCCCAACGCGGTAGGCGGCAGCGGAGACGGCGGCTATCCGATCTTCATGGTGAGCGACCTGTTCACCCCGTCGGACAGGCAGCGGATCAGGGTCGACCAGCCTCGGGTGTACTTCGGCGAGCTGATCTCGCAGTCGAATCCGGATTACGCGATCGTCGGCGCGATGGACGGCCAGCGTCCGCGGGAATACGACTCCGATACCGCGCAGTACACCTACACCGGCAAGGGCGGCGTGCCGATCGGCAACTGGATCAACCGCCTCGCGTTCGCGGCCAAGTACGCCGAGCGCAACATCTTGTTCTCCTCGGCCATCGACGACGATTCCAAGATCATCTTCAACCGCAGCCCGCGCGACCGGGTACAGAAGGTCGCGCCGTGGCTGACCACCGACGGAAACGCCTACCCGGCGGTGGTCGGCGGACGGATCGTCTGGATCGTGGACGCGTACACCACGCTGGACAACTACCCGTACGCGCAGAGCACCTCGCTGGAGGGTGCGGTCGAGGACAGCATCGACAAGAAGACCGGGCGTCTGCTGCCGCGCAAGTCGGTCAGCTACATCCGCAACTCGGTCAAGGCGACGGTCGACGCGTACGACGGCACCGTCACCCTCTACGAGGTGGACTCCGCGGATCCGGTGCTGAAGGCGTGGCGCGGGGTGTTCCCGGGCGCGGTGAAGCCGGAGAGCGAGATCTCGCCGGAATTGCGGGCGCACTTCCGTTATCCGGAGGATCTGTTCAAGGTCCAGCGTGAGATGTTGTCGAAGTACCACGTGGACGATCCGCGAGAGTTCTTCACCAACAACGCTTTCTGGTCGGTTCCGGCCGATCCGACCACCGAGGGCGGCACTACCGCCGACCAGCCGCCGTATTACGTATTGCTGGGTGATTCGAAAACGAACAGGCCCACGTTCAATTTGACCAGCGCGATGACCGGTTACAACCGGCCGTATCTGGCGGCCTATATCTCGGTGCGCTCGGACCCGGACGGGTACGGACAATTCACGATCCGGCGATTGCCCACGGACACACAGACATTGGGTCCGCAGCAGACGCAGAACCGGATGACGACGGCGCCGGAGGTATCGCGCGAGAAAACGCTGCTGTCGAATTCGAACAAGATCAAATATGGCAACCTGCTGACCTTGCCGGTCGCCGACGGCGGCATCCTCTATGTGGAGCCGTTCTACAACGAACGCAACACCGGGCCGAACACCGCCACCTTCCCGCAGCTGCTGCGGGTGCTGGTGAGCTACCGGGATGAAGCGGGCAACGTCAAGGTAGGTTATGCCTCGACACTGGCGGATGCGCTGAACCAGGTCATCCCGGGTGCGGGCGCGCTGGCGACGCCGTTCGGCGGTGACTCCGGCACCAGGCCGAAGCCCGGCACCGTCGCGCCGCCCGCGGACCAGGGCGGCAACAACGGGCCCGGCAACGCCGCGACCCCGCCGCCCGCGTCGGGTCCGCCGCCCGCGTCGGGATCGGCTTCCGGCAAGGACGCCGCGGCCGCCGAACTCAACCGGAAGATCGAGAATGTGCGAAATGCCATGCGCAGCGGAAACTTCCAGGACTTCGGCCGGGCGCTCGACGAGTTGGAAGCCGCCGTCAAGGCATATCAGGACGCGGGTCGCTGA
- the scnC gene encoding thiocyanate hydrolase subunit gamma — translation MSRTHDHDAHAPIQASEEISEFEVLETAVRELAIEKGLFSAEDHRRFTEWAESVGPHGGSRLVAKAWTDPDFKARLLADGTETCKEVGIDWRDPTGSGTPSDYTYFYVLENTPQVHNVIVCTLCSCYPRPVLGMSPDWYRTPNYRRRLVRWPREVLAEFGLHFPPDVEIRVHDSNQKSRFMVLPMRPEGTEGWTEEQLAAIVTRDTMIGVALPQVDWTAQHAPSRVESAARKEGHR, via the coding sequence GTGAGCCGGACCCACGATCACGACGCGCACGCGCCGATCCAGGCGAGCGAGGAGATCAGCGAATTCGAAGTGCTCGAGACGGCGGTGCGTGAACTCGCCATCGAGAAGGGGCTCTTCTCCGCCGAAGACCACCGCAGGTTCACCGAGTGGGCCGAATCGGTGGGTCCGCACGGTGGATCGAGACTGGTCGCGAAGGCGTGGACGGACCCCGACTTCAAGGCGCGCCTGCTCGCCGACGGCACCGAGACGTGCAAAGAGGTCGGCATCGACTGGCGTGACCCGACCGGATCCGGGACCCCGAGCGACTACACCTACTTCTACGTGCTGGAGAACACGCCGCAGGTGCACAACGTCATCGTGTGCACGCTGTGCTCGTGCTACCCGCGACCGGTTCTCGGGATGTCCCCGGACTGGTACCGCACCCCCAATTACCGTCGTCGCCTGGTCCGGTGGCCCCGCGAGGTGCTCGCCGAGTTCGGCTTGCACTTCCCGCCCGACGTCGAGATCCGGGTGCACGATTCGAATCAGAAGTCCCGGTTCATGGTGCTGCCGATGCGCCCCGAGGGCACCGAGGGCTGGACCGAGGAGCAACTGGCCGCCATCGTCACCCGGGACACGATGATCGGCGTGGCGCTGCCCCAGGTCGACTGGACCGCGCAGCACGCACCGAGCAGAGTCGAGTCCGCCGCGAGGAAGGAGGGACACCGGTGA
- a CDS encoding response regulator transcription factor, which yields MPIRVLIADDHSMFRSGLRAVVDSQVDLDCVAEVSDGRAAIAETARLRPDVAILDVRMPKLDGLAATAAIVAAGGTHVLVLTTYDSDANLYRALQAGASGFLLKNLPPEELVAAIRIAARGDALIDPSMTRRLVSRFASTLTPPHTPPEVRQLTARELEVLLLLADARSNAEIAARLGVGEETVKTHVSRILAKLGVRDRIHAVVYAHQHGLVTPGSARSD from the coding sequence TTGCCCATCCGCGTCCTGATCGCCGACGATCACAGCATGTTCCGCTCCGGTCTGCGCGCCGTCGTGGACAGCCAGGTCGATCTGGACTGCGTCGCCGAGGTGAGCGACGGTCGCGCCGCGATCGCCGAGACCGCACGGCTACGACCGGATGTCGCGATTCTCGACGTCCGGATGCCGAAGCTGGACGGGCTGGCCGCCACCGCCGCGATCGTGGCGGCGGGCGGAACGCACGTCCTGGTGCTCACCACCTACGACAGCGACGCCAACCTGTACCGCGCGTTACAAGCAGGCGCGAGCGGGTTCCTGCTGAAGAACCTGCCGCCGGAAGAACTGGTCGCCGCCATCCGGATCGCGGCGCGCGGTGACGCGTTGATCGACCCATCCATGACCCGCCGTCTGGTCTCCCGCTTCGCGAGCACGCTGACCCCGCCCCACACGCCACCGGAAGTCCGGCAACTCACCGCCCGCGAGCTGGAGGTGTTGTTACTGCTGGCCGACGCGCGCAGCAATGCCGAGATCGCCGCGCGGCTCGGCGTCGGCGAGGAGACGGTGAAGACGCACGTCTCCCGCATCCTCGCCAAACTCGGCGTCCGGGACCGAATCCACGCCGTCGTCTACGCCCACCAGCACGGCCTGGTCACGCCCGGATCGGCCCGCTCGGACTGA
- a CDS encoding nitrile hydratase subunit beta, whose product MSTPNRFDELQHRVADLAPVLRDPLDSPYEISNELFAALRHVLHDVGGQPDIPVEYREKEEQPWEMSTYVTCECLGWRGVWNSEERRRAENDLGATLYYGLPYYARWVTVAAKTLVVKGLITPDELSAKLDEVRARMEARA is encoded by the coding sequence ATGAGCACACCGAATCGATTCGACGAGTTGCAGCATCGCGTCGCGGACCTCGCACCGGTGTTGCGCGACCCGCTCGACTCACCATACGAGATCTCCAACGAGTTGTTCGCCGCACTCAGGCACGTGCTGCACGACGTGGGCGGCCAGCCCGATATCCCGGTCGAGTATCGCGAGAAGGAGGAACAGCCCTGGGAGATGAGCACCTACGTCACGTGTGAATGCCTCGGCTGGCGTGGCGTCTGGAACTCCGAGGAACGCCGGCGCGCGGAGAACGACCTCGGTGCGACGCTGTATTACGGTCTGCCCTACTACGCGCGCTGGGTGACAGTCGCGGCGAAGACCTTGGTCGTCAAGGGATTGATCACCCCCGACGAATTGTCGGCCAAGCTGGACGAAGTACGCGCACGGATGGAGGCGCGCGCATGA
- a CDS encoding nitrile hydratase subunit beta: protein MTSGPYEVLLKTLDPRVRRESTLPELDRRPDPWESSMQATCECLSWRGALDNLERRHAEDALGETIYQDFPVRTRPVVVTAHTLLDRGVITSEELRARMDAVRERFHRQ from the coding sequence GTGACGAGTGGCCCGTACGAAGTCCTGCTGAAAACGCTGGATCCGCGGGTGCGGCGGGAGAGCACGCTGCCCGAACTCGACCGCAGACCCGACCCCTGGGAATCCAGCATGCAGGCCACGTGCGAATGCCTGTCCTGGCGCGGCGCTCTGGACAACCTGGAACGCCGCCATGCCGAGGACGCGCTCGGCGAGACGATCTATCAGGACTTTCCGGTCCGCACCCGCCCGGTCGTCGTCACGGCGCACACGTTGCTGGATCGCGGCGTGATCACCTCGGAGGAACTGCGCGCTCGCATGGACGCCGTTCGTGAGCGGTTCCACCGACAGTAG
- a CDS encoding PDZ domain-containing protein, whose protein sequence is MNRRILTLVAALIPVLVLGVVGSVLTVPFVALGPGPTFNTLGTVDGKEVVDVRGTQVDPTTGNLNMTTVSVRDGLSLFEAFGFWASGKHGLVPRSEVYPPGVSREEIDKSNQQDFKDSEGNAEVAALHYLNLPTVVLLRKVADDGPAHDVLRAGDELVSVNGTPMTSPQEVVTAVSSQAPGSPLTVVYRRDGAEQTATIVLGTRPGDPAKGYLGVTPGEGARPPMQVTFNLADIGGPSAGLMFSLALIDKLSPGELDGGKFVAGTGTIDQEGKVGPIGGIQYKMMAAREAGAETFLVPAANCNEAKQRIPDGLRLVRVENLTGAVQSLNEINTGKEPVSCG, encoded by the coding sequence GTGAATCGTCGGATCCTCACCTTGGTGGCCGCCCTGATCCCGGTGCTCGTGCTCGGCGTCGTCGGCAGCGTGCTGACCGTGCCGTTCGTCGCCCTCGGGCCCGGTCCCACCTTCAACACTCTCGGCACGGTCGACGGCAAGGAAGTCGTCGACGTGCGGGGCACCCAGGTCGATCCGACCACGGGCAATCTCAATATGACCACCGTCTCGGTGCGTGACGGGCTGAGCCTGTTCGAGGCGTTCGGCTTCTGGGCCAGCGGCAAGCACGGCCTGGTGCCGCGCTCGGAGGTCTACCCGCCCGGTGTGTCGCGTGAGGAGATCGACAAGTCCAACCAGCAGGACTTCAAGGACTCCGAGGGCAACGCCGAGGTCGCCGCACTGCACTACCTGAACCTGCCCACGGTCGTGCTGCTGCGCAAGGTCGCCGACGACGGGCCGGCCCACGACGTACTGCGTGCCGGCGACGAGCTGGTCAGCGTCAACGGCACGCCCATGACCTCGCCTCAGGAGGTCGTCACCGCGGTCTCGTCCCAGGCGCCCGGCAGCCCGCTGACAGTGGTGTACCGGCGCGACGGCGCCGAGCAGACCGCGACGATCGTTCTCGGTACCCGCCCCGGCGACCCCGCCAAGGGCTACCTCGGCGTGACGCCAGGGGAGGGCGCACGCCCGCCGATGCAGGTCACCTTCAACCTCGCCGACATCGGCGGGCCGTCGGCGGGCCTGATGTTCAGCCTGGCCTTGATCGACAAGCTCAGCCCCGGCGAGCTGGACGGCGGCAAGTTCGTGGCCGGCACCGGGACCATCGATCAGGAAGGCAAGGTCGGCCCGATCGGCGGCATCCAGTACAAGATGATGGCCGCGCGCGAGGCGGGCGCGGAGACCTTCCTGGTCCCCGCCGCCAACTGCAACGAGGCCAAGCAGCGGATCCCGGACGGGCTGCGGCTGGTGCGGGTCGAGAACCTCACCGGCGCGGTGCAGTCGCTGAACGAGATCAACACCGGCAAGGAGCCGGTGAGCTGTGGGTGA
- a CDS encoding histidine kinase has protein sequence MLDVSRSLARQSVVVAVAAALIDAVVLGLGGVFAVDPWRTTAAIIAIVAADLALAAPPRTAGVVAVAQVLVRLPAVFLLHRHGFPVRIADVGFLVAGYRAGAWLTGPKSVLTMLLLCGGIATGHLLTGSNAAQDWRLLVASTVAAGCVPWLVGRYTAARGAYIADLEQRARLRRQEHRAALERAVTEEREAIARDLHDVISHHVSAIGIHAGAARLALGGTANAAAARSLSAVESSSRAAMVDLRRQLDLLHGREDDGQRQPGLADIDGLIEHVRAAGLEVEVNARGVAVELPDSLNITLYRIVQEMLTNALRHGDGAHARLDVEYLPKRVVLRATNPLAREPATADTSVRRGLDGIRRRAELFDGELDYGRSATHWHTTVSVPIGGS, from the coding sequence CTGTTGGATGTGAGCAGGTCGCTTGCCCGGCAATCGGTGGTGGTGGCCGTGGCGGCGGCTCTCATCGACGCGGTCGTGCTCGGGCTGGGCGGCGTGTTCGCCGTCGACCCGTGGCGGACGACCGCCGCGATCATCGCGATCGTGGCCGCCGACCTGGCCTTGGCCGCGCCGCCCCGGACTGCCGGGGTGGTGGCGGTGGCGCAGGTCCTGGTGCGGCTGCCGGCCGTATTCCTGCTGCATCGGCACGGGTTCCCGGTGCGGATCGCCGACGTGGGCTTCCTCGTGGCCGGATACCGCGCGGGGGCGTGGCTGACCGGACCGAAATCCGTGCTGACGATGCTGCTGCTGTGTGGCGGTATCGCCACTGGCCACCTGCTCACCGGCAGCAACGCCGCGCAGGATTGGCGGCTGCTGGTCGCCTCCACGGTGGCCGCCGGCTGCGTGCCGTGGCTCGTCGGCCGCTATACGGCCGCGCGCGGCGCCTACATCGCCGACCTCGAGCAACGGGCCCGGCTGCGCAGGCAGGAGCATCGGGCCGCACTGGAACGCGCGGTGACCGAGGAGCGGGAGGCGATCGCGCGGGACCTGCACGACGTGATCTCCCATCACGTCAGCGCGATCGGCATCCACGCCGGTGCGGCGCGGCTGGCCCTGGGCGGCACGGCGAACGCGGCCGCCGCCCGATCGCTTTCGGCCGTGGAGTCCAGTAGCCGGGCGGCGATGGTCGATCTGCGCCGCCAGCTCGATCTGTTGCACGGGCGCGAGGACGACGGACAGCGCCAGCCGGGACTCGCCGACATCGACGGACTGATCGAGCACGTCCGAGCGGCCGGACTCGAGGTCGAGGTGAACGCGCGCGGAGTGGCGGTGGAACTGCCGGACTCGCTGAACATCACCCTGTACCGCATCGTGCAGGAGATGCTGACCAACGCGCTGCGGCACGGGGACGGCGCGCACGCGCGACTGGACGTGGAGTACCTGCCGAAGCGAGTGGTACTGCGCGCGACCAATCCCCTCGCCCGCGAACCGGCCACCGCCGACACCTCGGTCCGGCGCGGACTCGACGGCATTCGCCGCCGCGCCGAGCTGTTCGACGGCGAACTGGACTACGGCCGCTCCGCCACCCATTGGCACACCACGGTGTCGGTGCCGATCGGAGGATCGTGA
- a CDS encoding VOC family protein, translating into MPTHDGSWPQGTPCWVDCQVDDPARAREFYSALFGWEIEDSSPEAGGYLMAMRAGRAAAGIGPKPEGMPMPSVWTTYIAADSADAVAQKINSAGGSLMMEPFDVLDVGRMFVAADPTGAVFGIWEAKAHAGAGIYNEHGAYCWNELHTSDYKQAQEFYADVFGWHYTEIGDGEHFIYSTFSRTQDGDAVGGVNDSTKMPGDNPSYWLAWFQVDDADNALAKARDLGAAVLSGPDDSPFGRMGIVQAPQGEVFGIIDPTTTVGEPPTGS; encoded by the coding sequence ATGCCCACTCATGACGGAAGCTGGCCGCAGGGAACACCGTGCTGGGTCGACTGCCAGGTCGACGACCCGGCGCGCGCCCGCGAGTTCTATAGCGCACTCTTCGGCTGGGAGATCGAGGACAGTTCGCCCGAGGCGGGCGGATATCTGATGGCGATGCGCGCGGGCCGCGCGGCCGCGGGCATCGGACCCAAGCCGGAAGGCATGCCGATGCCGTCGGTGTGGACCACCTATATCGCGGCCGACAGCGCCGACGCCGTCGCGCAGAAGATCAACAGCGCGGGCGGTTCGCTGATGATGGAACCGTTCGACGTGCTCGACGTCGGCCGCATGTTCGTCGCTGCCGACCCCACCGGCGCGGTCTTCGGGATCTGGGAGGCCAAAGCGCATGCCGGGGCGGGCATCTACAACGAGCACGGCGCCTACTGCTGGAACGAACTGCACACCAGCGACTACAAGCAGGCACAGGAGTTCTACGCCGACGTGTTCGGCTGGCACTACACCGAGATCGGTGACGGGGAGCACTTCATCTACTCCACCTTCAGCCGCACCCAGGACGGCGACGCCGTCGGCGGCGTCAACGACTCGACGAAGATGCCGGGCGACAACCCGTCGTATTGGCTGGCCTGGTTCCAGGTCGACGACGCCGACAACGCGCTCGCGAAAGCGCGCGATCTCGGCGCAGCCGTCCTGTCCGGGCCCGACGACAGCCCCTTCGGCCGCATGGGCATCGTCCAAGCCCCGCAGGGTGAGGTCTTCGGCATCATCGACCCCACGACCACCGTCGGCGAACCGCCGACCGGTTCCTGA
- a CDS encoding zinc-dependent metalloprotease yields the protein MSDLPFGFSDRDDDDRKRGDEPSGPGPNDPFGFGIGGAGAGGFDPSQLGQMLTSLGQMLSGMGQPGSAQAGPVNYDVAKRLARQQLGSTVAPVTSGAASAVADAAHLAELWLDSATTLPAGATRTVAWTADDWIEQTLPTWQRLCDPVAEQISGVWTAALPEEARQFAAPMVGMLGQMGGLAFGSQLGQALGQLAKEVLTSTDIGLPLGPTGTAALLPAAISEFSSGLEQPESEILVFLAAREAAHQRLFAHVPWLRQQVLGAVEDYARGIRMDFSALEQAAQGIDPMSLTDPAKLEEILAQGTFEPQTTPEQKQALERLETLLALIEGWVQVVVSDAVGDRLPGAGALAETLRRRRATGGPAEQTFATLVGLELRPRKLREAAALWRRLTSDAGMTARDGVWAHPDLLPNSHDLDSPAGFIDSVIGGGATAFDDPLAQLAETEAREQATRAREDDDTGPDLGKEGGAAS from the coding sequence ATGAGTGACCTCCCCTTCGGATTCTCGGACCGCGACGACGACGATCGCAAGCGCGGCGACGAGCCGAGCGGCCCCGGTCCGAACGACCCGTTCGGTTTCGGTATCGGTGGGGCCGGCGCGGGCGGATTCGACCCGTCGCAACTCGGGCAGATGCTGACCTCGCTCGGCCAGATGCTCAGCGGGATGGGGCAGCCCGGCTCGGCACAGGCCGGGCCGGTGAACTACGACGTCGCCAAGCGGCTGGCCCGCCAGCAACTCGGGTCGACCGTCGCACCGGTGACGTCGGGCGCGGCGAGCGCGGTGGCCGATGCCGCGCACCTGGCCGAACTCTGGCTCGACAGCGCGACCACCCTGCCCGCGGGCGCCACCAGGACGGTCGCGTGGACCGCCGACGACTGGATCGAGCAGACCCTGCCCACCTGGCAGCGCCTGTGCGACCCGGTGGCCGAGCAGATCTCGGGGGTGTGGACCGCGGCGCTGCCCGAGGAGGCCAGGCAGTTCGCCGCTCCGATGGTCGGCATGCTCGGCCAGATGGGCGGCTTGGCCTTCGGTTCGCAGCTCGGGCAGGCGCTCGGCCAGCTCGCCAAGGAGGTGCTGACCTCCACCGACATCGGCCTCCCGCTCGGACCCACCGGCACCGCCGCGCTGCTGCCCGCGGCGATCTCGGAGTTCAGCTCGGGGCTGGAGCAGCCCGAGAGCGAGATCCTGGTCTTCCTGGCCGCCCGGGAAGCCGCGCATCAGCGGCTGTTCGCCCACGTGCCGTGGCTGCGCCAGCAGGTGCTCGGCGCGGTCGAGGACTACGCGCGCGGTATCCGCATGGACTTCTCCGCGCTGGAGCAGGCCGCGCAGGGCATCGACCCGATGTCGCTGACCGATCCCGCGAAGCTCGAGGAGATCCTGGCCCAGGGAACCTTCGAGCCGCAGACCACGCCGGAGCAGAAGCAGGCGCTCGAACGGCTGGAAACGCTGCTCGCGCTCATCGAGGGCTGGGTTCAGGTGGTGGTCAGCGACGCCGTCGGCGACCGGTTGCCCGGCGCGGGCGCGCTGGCCGAGACACTGCGCAGGCGGCGCGCCACCGGCGGGCCCGCCGAGCAGACCTTCGCGACCCTGGTCGGCCTGGAGCTGCGGCCGCGCAAGCTGCGCGAGGCGGCCGCACTGTGGCGCAGGCTGACCAGCGACGCGGGCATGACCGCGCGCGACGGGGTGTGGGCGCACCCCGACCTGCTGCCGAACTCTCACGACCTGGACTCCCCTGCGGGCTTCATCGACTCGGTGATCGGCGGCGGCGCCACCGCGTTCGACGATCCGCTCGCGCAACTGGCCGAGACCGAGGCGCGTGAGCAAGCCACGCGTGCGCGCGAGGACGACGACACCGGGCCCGACCTGGGCAAAGAGGGCGGCGCAGCCTCCTGA
- a CDS encoding nitrile hydratase subunit beta, translating to MTRKYRIGDRVRVRSATSMFHTRTQAYTRGHTGVVVEYRPEWIIPEDEAWGREDGRVEPFYVVRFRQQELWPKYTGFDVDTLETEVSERWLEPAEEDDR from the coding sequence ATGACCAGGAAGTACCGGATCGGCGACCGCGTCCGGGTCCGTTCGGCCACGTCGATGTTCCACACCCGCACGCAGGCCTACACCCGCGGGCACACCGGCGTCGTCGTCGAGTACCGGCCGGAGTGGATCATCCCGGAGGACGAAGCATGGGGGCGCGAGGACGGGCGCGTGGAGCCGTTCTACGTGGTGCGGTTCCGTCAGCAGGAGTTGTGGCCCAAATACACCGGCTTCGACGTCGACACCCTGGAGACGGAAGTCTCCGAGCGCTGGCTCGAGCCCGCAGAGGAGGATGACCGGTGA